The following coding sequences are from one Rutidosis leptorrhynchoides isolate AG116_Rl617_1_P2 chromosome 11, CSIRO_AGI_Rlap_v1, whole genome shotgun sequence window:
- the LOC139874607 gene encoding uncharacterized protein yields the protein MDQMLVWKDNLPNFGGSKFGSEMRDIWRFLLRGIQGKDGHIYCPCKYCDNQKRVDRVQAKTHLLCDGFFKGYKITNVYFEPDDTPTFEDADEDDMQALAQHVFNVFEDEDEDDIQQTENQTVPNLNAEKFNKVLEDAKKELYPSCKFSVLSFIVRLFHLKCVGKCNEKGFSMILDTMREAFPHAAIPKSFYELRKIIIDLGLGYEKIDACPNDCMLYWKENKDKIKCYVCQTSRYKQINNDSENESTMEADNDGDYKAKKVGAKVLRYFPLIPRLHRLFMSPKTAGSMRWHEESRTKDGILRHPVDSPAWKTFDYENSEFTKEPRNVRLGLASDGFNPYGNMSVSHSTWPVVLIPYNLPPWLCMKKPFLFLSLLIPGPSTPGNNIDAYMQPLVDELKELWDTGANTYDESTKSYFTQRASLLWTVSDFPAYANLSGWSTKGKLACPSCHKETRSTQLSNSHKEIFMAHRRWLELLHPFRMDTDSFDGTKECEGPPGSLTGEQVLAELKGFEIKFGKLVKDNPSLPYNWKKRNGKTKDHLKGRRDLEEMGIKHERHPEPLSNGKVYFPPACFEMNKKEKEKFCNVLKEVKVRYGYAANISRCIQVKPTPKMLGLKSHDNHILMQQLLPVTIRNILPKHVRSVIMKLCRKDFPPSFFDVMIHLSVHLSSEARLGGPVNYRWMHPIERYLGTLRSYVRNKSKPEGSIAEGYLAEECLSFCSLYLASDVVTIHNKNSRNHDDGGDDIVLPIFCMPGRPIGATNVVKLGYDTLAIAHSNVLFNCSEIDFLRTEHLNILSHQNPKKRKRDIQDLHSQEFEEWLSDYVDEDMTSWDNRIISDIETLANGPSEALTSSFSSARDKDNIVGDVTYYNVLKDIIELQYGDEKKVVLFHYDWISSGSRIKFDENGFTTLNFRETHLQSDTPMGPQLIENETIDMVRGDLDEAIVDDDTLVAATDKN from the exons ATGGATCAAATGCTAGTGTGGAAAGATAACCTCCCAAATTTTGGAG GTTCAAAATTTGGGTCCGAAATGCGTGATATTTGGCGGTTTCTTTTGAGAGG AATACAG ggaaaagatggtcatatATATTGTCCGTGCAAATATTGCGATAATCAAAAAAGGGTTGATCGGGTCCAGGCTAAAACACATTTGCTATGTGACGGGTTTTTCAAAGGTTATAAAATAACAAATGTGTATTTCGAACCGGATGATACACCAACGTTTGAAGATGCTGATGAAGATGATATGCAAGCATTGGCCCAACACGTCTTCAATgtgtttgaagatgaagatgaagatgatatccAACAAACTGAAAATCAGACTGTACCAAACTTAAATGCTGAAAAGTTTAATAAAGTATTAGAAGATGCAAAGAAAGAATTATATCCCAGCTGTAAATTCTCTGTTCTTTCGTTCATTGTTAGACTCTTCCATTTAAAATGTGTTGGAAAATGTAATGAAAAAGGATTCAGCATGATTCTTGACACAATGAGGGAAGCCTTCCCTCATGCGGCCATACCGAAGTCATTCTATGAATTAAGGAAGATAATAATAGATTTAGGTCTAGGTTATGAGAAAATTGATGCTTGTCCAAATGATTGTATGTTGTACTGGAAAGAAAACAAGGACAAAATTAAGTGTTACGTATGTCAGACCTCAAGATATAAACAAATTAATAATGATTCTGAAAATGAGTCAACCATGGAAGCTGATAATGATGGTGATTATAAAGCTAAGAAGGTTGGAGCAAAAGTGTTGCGTTATTTTCCACTCATACCACGCTTGCATAGATTGTTTATGTCACCTAAAACGGCCGGGTCGATGAGATGGCATGAAGAGAGTCGTACGAAAGATGGTATATTAAGACATCCCGTAGATTCACCAGCCTGGAAAACATTCGATTATGAGAATAGTGAATTTACTAAAGAACCTCGTAATGTGAGGCTTGGTTTGGCGAGTGATGGGTTTAACCCTTATGGAAACATGAGTGTTTCACATAGTACATGGCCTGTTGTTTTGATACCATATAATCTACCTCCATGGTTGTGCATGAAAAAACCTTTTTTATTCCTAAGTTTACTTATACCTGGTCCATCTACTCCAGGTAATAATATAGATGCCTATATGCAACCTCTAGTTGATGAGTTGAAAGAGTTGTGGGATACTGGAGCTAATACTTATGATGAATCAACTAAGAGTTACTTCACACAGCGTGCTTCTTTGTTATGGACGGTAAGTGACTTTCCTGCGTATGCGAATTTATCAGGTTGGAGCACTAAAGGTAAATTAGCTTGTCCTTCATGCCATAAGGAAACCAGATCAACACAGTTATCAAACTCCCACAAAGAAATCTTCATGGCACATCGTCGCTGGTTGGAATTGTTGCATCCTTTCCGTATGGATACAGATTCTTTTGATGGCACGAAAGAATGTGAAGGGCCACCGGGTAGCTTAACAGGGGAACAAGTGCTTGCAGAGCTGAAAGGTTTTGAAATAAAATTTggaaaacttgtgaaggataacccaTCCTTACCATATAATTGGAAGAAGAGAA ATGGAAAGACCAAGGATCATTTAAAAGGACGTCGTGATTTGGAAGAAATGGGTATTAAACATGAACGTCATCCAGAACCTTTATCAAATGGCAAAGTGTATTTTCCTCCTGCATGTTTTGAAatgaataaaaaagaaaaagaaaaattttgTAATGTGCTAAAAGAGGTGAAAGTGCGATATGGTTATGCTGCTAATATTTCTAGATGCATTCAGGTAAAACCTACTCCAAAAATGTTAGGCCTAAAAAGTCACGATAATCATATTTTGATGCAGCAGTTGCTTCCCGTGACAATAAGAAATATTTTACCGAAGCATGTGCGTTCTGTTATCATGAAGTTATGTCG aaaggaTTTTCCACCATCATTTTTTGACGTCATGATTCATCTATCGGTTCATCTATCTTCAGAGGCCAGATTAGGGGGACCTGTTAATTACCGTTGGATGCATCCAATCGAGAG GTATTTAGGTACATTAAGATCTTATGTGCGAAACAAGAGTAAACCCGAGGGTTCAATTGCAGAAGGATATTTAGCGGAAGAGTGTTTGTCATTTTGTTCTCTGTATTTAGCCAGTGATGTCGTGACCATACATAATAAGAATAGCCGAaatcatgatgatggtggtgatgatattGTCTTACCAATATTTTGTATGCCTGGTCGACCAATTGGTGCAACAAATGTAGTAAAACTCGGCTATGACACTTTGGCTATTGCACACTCAAATGTGCTGTTCAATTgtagtgaaatagatttcttacgaac AGAGCATCTGAATATTCTTAGTCATCAAAATCCAAAAAAACGTAAGCGTGACATTCAAGATTTACATAGTCAGGAGTTTGAGGAGTGGCTGTCTGATTAC GTTGATGAGGACATGACTAGTTGGGATAATAGAATCATAAGTGATATAGAGACATTGGCAAACGGTCCAAGTGAG GCTCTAACAAGTAGCTTCTCAAGTGCTAGAGATAAAGATAATATCGTGGGAGATGTCACTTACTACAATGTTTTAAAAGATATAATCGAGTTGCAGTATGGTGATGAGAAGAAAGTTGTTTTGTTCCATTATGATTGGATATCAAGTGGTTCCAGGATAAAATTTGATGAGAATGGGTTTACGACACTCAATTTTCGAG AAACACATTTGCAGAGTGACACACCGATGGGTCCTCAACTTATAGAAAATGAGACTATTGATATGGTTAGAGGCGATTTGGATGAGGCCATTGTTGACGATGATACTTTAGTTGCTGCTACAGATAAAAATTAA